From a single Leifsonia sp. 1010 genomic region:
- a CDS encoding DUF917 domain-containing protein encodes MSWTLTADRIAELARGAAVLGTGGGGDPYIGSLLAAQALAEHGPVTVVSLDEVPDDALVLTVAMMGAPTVMVEKLPSLEEVIAPVHALGTYLGRPVTHVACAEIGGVNSTIPVAAAAALGLPLVDADGMGRAFPELQMVLPTLYGVTASPLAFGDEKGNVGVLNTADNHWTERIARVACVEMGCSIMISGFPMSGAVAREALVPGSLTHCLAIGSGITAARAAKTDAVAATVELLGGREFFSGKVVDVERGTTAGFARGRARIEGAESSLDLAFQNEHLIARSGDEVFVTTPDLIIVLDAESGEPITTEGLRYGQRVRVIAAPSDPRWHSAEALAMVGPGYFGYDLPSHRFDGTVERTLEGVTA; translated from the coding sequence ATGAGCTGGACGCTGACCGCCGACCGCATCGCCGAGCTCGCCCGCGGCGCCGCGGTGCTCGGAACCGGAGGAGGCGGAGACCCGTACATCGGGTCGCTGCTGGCCGCCCAGGCGCTCGCCGAGCACGGACCGGTGACCGTCGTCTCCCTCGACGAGGTGCCCGACGACGCCCTGGTGCTGACCGTCGCGATGATGGGCGCCCCGACCGTCATGGTCGAGAAGCTACCCAGCCTCGAAGAGGTGATCGCACCCGTCCATGCCCTCGGCACCTACCTCGGCCGGCCGGTCACCCACGTGGCGTGCGCCGAGATCGGCGGGGTCAACTCCACGATCCCGGTGGCCGCGGCCGCCGCGCTCGGGCTGCCGCTGGTGGATGCCGACGGCATGGGCCGCGCGTTCCCCGAGCTGCAGATGGTGCTGCCGACCCTGTACGGCGTCACGGCGTCCCCGCTGGCATTCGGCGACGAGAAGGGCAACGTCGGCGTGCTGAACACCGCCGACAATCACTGGACCGAGCGGATCGCCCGCGTCGCGTGCGTCGAGATGGGCTGCTCGATCATGATCTCGGGCTTCCCGATGAGCGGCGCGGTCGCCCGGGAGGCGCTGGTCCCCGGGTCTCTCACGCACTGCCTCGCCATCGGCTCCGGGATCACCGCCGCCCGCGCGGCGAAGACCGACGCGGTCGCGGCGACCGTCGAGCTGCTCGGCGGCCGCGAGTTCTTCTCCGGCAAGGTGGTGGATGTGGAACGCGGCACCACGGCCGGGTTCGCCCGCGGACGCGCCCGCATCGAGGGCGCGGAGTCGTCGCTCGACCTCGCCTTCCAGAACGAGCACCTGATCGCCCGGTCCGGCGACGAGGTCTTCGTGACCACTCCCGATCTGATCATCGTGCTCGACGCCGAGAGCGGGGAGCCGATCACCACCGAGGGGCTCCGGTACGGCCAGCGGGTGCGGGTGATCGCCGCGCCCAGCGACCCGCGCTGGCACAGCGCCGAGGCGCTCGCCATGGTCGGCCCCGGATACTTCGGCTACGACCTGCCGTCACACCGCTTCGATGGAACCGTCGAGCGCACCCTCGAGGGGGTGACCGCGTGA
- a CDS encoding M20/M25/M40 family metallo-hydrolase → MTAEALDRVRALLRIPTMSRNAVEETDWAVFDEFVATLPQLYPALHGALEQERHGHSLLYRWRGRSDGAPTVLMAHYDVVPATEEGWTHPPFAAELTGSGEQQLLWGRGAIDDKGALVAILEAVEALVREGFQPANDVYLSFGHDEETVGSGARTIASVLAERGIRPALVLDEGGAVVERVFPGVSKPIAVIGVSEKGITSVRLTVEQIGGHASTPPKTTATVRLARAITRLNDRPFPARLTETNLRMVETLGAHATGPLRAVFTRARRLQPALRVVFGRLSDETRAIVRTTTAVTQLRGSLAANALPERAEAVVNTRIAVGSSVAETLDHIRRAIRDDAVRVEAVDASEPSPVSPADGPEWDRLATAIGAVHPRAVVTPYIMLGASDSRHFTGICDAVYRFTPFELSAEERGALHARDERIHVATWRRGIAVYTHLLRAS, encoded by the coding sequence GTGACCGCGGAAGCACTCGACCGCGTCCGGGCTCTGCTGCGCATCCCCACCATGTCCCGCAACGCCGTCGAGGAGACCGACTGGGCGGTGTTCGACGAGTTCGTCGCCACGCTGCCGCAGCTCTACCCGGCCCTGCACGGCGCCCTGGAGCAGGAGCGGCACGGACACTCCCTGCTGTACCGCTGGCGCGGCCGGAGCGACGGGGCGCCCACCGTTCTCATGGCGCACTACGACGTGGTTCCCGCGACCGAGGAGGGCTGGACGCATCCGCCCTTCGCCGCCGAGCTGACCGGCTCGGGCGAGCAGCAGCTGCTGTGGGGGCGCGGGGCGATCGACGACAAGGGCGCGCTCGTCGCGATCCTGGAGGCGGTGGAGGCGCTGGTGCGGGAGGGGTTCCAGCCGGCGAACGACGTGTACCTGAGCTTCGGACACGACGAGGAGACCGTCGGCTCGGGAGCGCGGACGATCGCCTCGGTGCTCGCCGAGCGCGGCATCCGCCCGGCACTCGTCCTCGACGAGGGCGGCGCCGTCGTCGAACGCGTCTTCCCGGGCGTGAGCAAGCCCATCGCGGTGATCGGCGTCAGCGAGAAGGGCATCACCAGCGTACGGCTCACCGTCGAGCAGATCGGCGGTCACGCCTCCACTCCCCCGAAGACGACCGCGACGGTCCGGCTCGCGCGCGCCATCACCCGCCTCAACGACCGGCCGTTCCCCGCCCGCCTGACCGAGACGAACCTGCGGATGGTGGAGACGCTGGGCGCACACGCGACCGGTCCCCTGCGCGCCGTCTTCACGCGTGCCCGCCGGCTGCAGCCCGCGCTGCGTGTCGTGTTCGGCCGGCTCAGCGACGAGACGCGGGCGATCGTGCGGACCACGACCGCCGTGACGCAGCTGCGCGGGAGCCTCGCCGCGAACGCGCTTCCCGAGAGGGCGGAGGCCGTGGTCAACACCCGGATCGCGGTCGGGTCGTCGGTCGCCGAGACGCTCGACCACATCCGCCGGGCGATCCGCGACGACGCCGTCCGGGTGGAGGCGGTCGACGCGAGCGAGCCGTCCCCCGTCTCCCCCGCGGACGGCCCCGAGTGGGACCGTCTCGCGACCGCGATCGGAGCCGTGCACCCGCGCGCCGTGGTGACGCCGTACATCATGCTCGGCGCGAGCGACAGCCGGCACTTCACCGGCATCTGCGACGCGGTCTACCGGTTCACCCCGTTCGAGCTGAGCGCCGAGGAGCGGGGCGCGCTGCACGCGCGCGACGAGCGCATCCACGTCGCCACCTGGCGCCGCGGCATCGCCGTCTACACCCACCTGCTCCGCGCCTCCTGA
- a CDS encoding DUF6804 family protein translates to MPAPHTPQQPAFNRAALVPGLLGAIVLLAGLALIGGEWYLYVRYAVSILALILCVFAGQARMWWWFAGLIPLAVVWNPVWPLPLDGVALQGLSIAGAVVFVAAAVTIKIPADTRR, encoded by the coding sequence ATGCCCGCACCCCACACTCCGCAGCAGCCCGCCTTCAACCGCGCCGCGCTGGTCCCCGGCCTGCTCGGGGCGATCGTGCTCCTCGCCGGCCTCGCCCTGATCGGCGGCGAGTGGTACCTGTACGTGCGCTACGCGGTCAGCATCCTCGCGCTCATCCTCTGCGTCTTCGCCGGACAGGCGCGGATGTGGTGGTGGTTCGCGGGCCTCATCCCGCTCGCCGTGGTCTGGAATCCGGTCTGGCCGCTGCCGCTCGACGGCGTCGCGCTGCAGGGCCTCTCGATCGCGGGAGCCGTCGTATTCGTCGCGGCGGCGGTCACGATCAAGATCCCCGCAGACACGCGTCGCTGA
- a CDS encoding DUF917 domain-containing protein, protein MSWTLTAADLPDLARGATLLGTGGGGDPYIGQMLVARVLSEGALGERGITILDPDDLADDTFVIPTAQMGAPTVMIEKIPAGTEPTLALRTLEAHLGRSADATMPIECGGINSMIPLIVAAETGLPVVDADGMGRAFPELSMETFAVYGVHGSPLALAGERGETVIIDTGDDDRQMEWLARGITIRLGGVGHIAEYAMSGADVKRTAVPRTLSMALALGRAIREAREEHRSPFEAIAQTLSTTLYSEVRELFAGKVTDVERRTTEGFAKGRATISSLDATSGPSGSGGSGSTLEIRFQNENLTAHRDGELVAIVPDLICVTDIESGEPITTEGLRYGQRVRVLGISTPEMMRTPAALAAFGPRAFGLTEEFVPVETAQALV, encoded by the coding sequence GTGAGCTGGACGCTGACGGCGGCCGACCTCCCGGACCTCGCCCGCGGCGCGACCCTCCTCGGAACCGGCGGCGGCGGCGATCCGTACATCGGTCAGATGCTCGTCGCCCGGGTGCTGAGCGAGGGCGCCCTCGGCGAGCGCGGCATCACCATCCTCGACCCGGACGACCTCGCGGACGACACGTTCGTCATCCCGACGGCGCAGATGGGTGCTCCGACCGTGATGATCGAGAAGATCCCGGCGGGCACGGAGCCGACCCTCGCGCTGCGGACGCTGGAGGCGCACCTCGGCCGGTCCGCCGACGCCACCATGCCGATCGAGTGCGGTGGCATCAACTCGATGATCCCGCTGATCGTCGCCGCGGAGACCGGACTGCCGGTCGTGGATGCGGACGGCATGGGACGCGCGTTCCCCGAGCTCTCGATGGAGACGTTCGCCGTGTACGGCGTGCACGGCTCTCCCCTGGCGCTTGCCGGAGAGCGCGGCGAGACCGTCATCATCGACACCGGCGACGACGACCGGCAGATGGAGTGGCTGGCGCGCGGCATCACCATCCGGCTGGGCGGGGTCGGGCACATCGCGGAGTACGCGATGAGCGGCGCCGACGTGAAGCGCACCGCCGTCCCGCGGACGCTCTCGATGGCGCTCGCCCTGGGCCGGGCCATCCGGGAGGCGCGGGAGGAGCACCGCTCGCCCTTCGAGGCGATCGCGCAGACCCTCTCCACCACGCTGTACTCGGAGGTACGGGAGCTGTTCGCCGGCAAGGTGACGGACGTGGAGCGCCGCACCACCGAGGGCTTCGCGAAGGGCCGGGCGACGATCTCGTCGCTCGACGCGACGAGCGGCCCGAGCGGCTCCGGCGGTTCGGGCAGCACGCTCGAGATCCGCTTCCAGAACGAGAACCTCACGGCGCATCGCGACGGCGAGCTCGTCGCGATCGTGCCCGACCTGATCTGCGTCACCGACATCGAGTCGGGAGAGCCGATCACCACCGAGGGTCTGCGCTACGGACAGCGCGTGCGCGTGCTCGGCATCTCCACCCCGGAGATGATGCGGACGCCCGCGGCGCTCGCCGCGTTCGGCCCGCGCGCGTTCGGGCTGACCGAGGAGTTCGTGCCCGTCGAGACGGCGCAGGCGCTGGTCTGA
- a CDS encoding RbsD/FucU domain-containing protein, whose amino-acid sequence MLKNLSPLLSGALLSALDAMHDGATLTLVGSGYPEDKITTPVVHLGDDVTTEAAAEAILSVFPLDQDDASPIVFLDLTDEPYDVPDVAFAVNGIASDAELRRVPMTRLELEPFLELARNSSVTVRVGSDAPPCAFLFRRGVL is encoded by the coding sequence TTGCTGAAGAACCTCAGCCCGCTGCTGTCCGGTGCGCTCTTGAGCGCGCTCGACGCGATGCATGATGGCGCGACGCTTACCCTCGTCGGCAGCGGCTACCCGGAGGACAAGATAACAACGCCCGTCGTTCACCTCGGTGACGACGTCACGACTGAGGCCGCCGCCGAGGCGATCCTCTCCGTGTTCCCGCTCGACCAGGACGATGCATCGCCGATCGTGTTCCTCGACCTCACCGACGAACCCTACGACGTACCCGACGTCGCGTTCGCCGTGAACGGGATCGCATCCGACGCCGAACTCCGTCGAGTCCCGATGACCCGCCTCGAGCTCGAACCGTTCCTCGAGCTCGCCCGAAACTCCAGCGTCACGGTCCGTGTCGGATCCGACGCGCCGCCCTGCGCATTCCTGTTCCGCCGCGGAGTGCTGTAG
- a CDS encoding DEAD/DEAH box helicase, translated as MSRSGQRTSPTRPQQRKNRHANNDGLIPVLARKVREVEAKAADGKKLGPTNRTKFQVIAFLMREERARAKSDPDLSDAARAEQLKRLDGIATILAKTAARDTSLISLLESESPSTATAQKMRRDWLLESGTELSPDDLIITIERPVTKQDSVIPPELAEKQVVPPSVKARQLSNPFLAPDFSRLSPAAPTPRRRLDSWELLGPLFKSFEYGAGGQAASMELPPAPLIDRYSPQGLELMHHQSRFIESVRLGHRSFLLADEPGLGKTAQSVLAASVAGAYPLLAVVPNVVKMNWAREVERWTPQRRATVIHGDGEGLDAFADIVIVNYEVLDRHLSWLSTLGFKGMVVDEAHFIKNLHSQRSRLVLGLADAIRSTTPDPLMIALTGTPLINDIDDFKAIWQFLGWIDGNKPTATLMEHLEETGLTPADFGFYAAAREAVIDMGIVRRRKLDVASDLPSRRVVDLPVELDDELGRSIRQAEKDLAARLVTRYQRAAAAGRPDGFEGDDEAHKKHLIRLVAQSELEDSKSAKSGENVFTMVRRIGQAKAGLASDYTAQLARSVGKVVFFAKHIDVMDAAEEAFAARDLKTISIRGDQSALSRQKEIDAFNNDPEVAVAVCSLTAAGVGLNLQAASNVVLAELSWTAAEQTQAIDRVHRIGQEEPVTAWRIIAAQTIDSKIAELIDAKQGLAARALDGSDVEVGSADSVQLDALIHLLTDALA; from the coding sequence ATGTCTCGTTCCGGTCAGCGCACCAGCCCGACCAGGCCGCAGCAGCGGAAGAACCGGCACGCCAACAACGACGGACTCATCCCCGTCCTCGCCCGCAAGGTGCGCGAGGTCGAGGCGAAGGCCGCCGACGGCAAGAAGCTCGGGCCGACGAACCGCACCAAGTTCCAGGTGATCGCGTTCCTGATGCGCGAGGAGCGCGCTAGGGCGAAGTCCGACCCGGACCTCAGCGACGCCGCGCGTGCGGAGCAGCTGAAGCGGCTCGACGGCATCGCGACCATCCTGGCGAAGACGGCGGCGCGCGACACGTCGCTGATCTCGCTGCTCGAGAGCGAGTCGCCCTCGACGGCCACCGCGCAGAAGATGCGCCGCGACTGGCTCCTGGAGTCGGGAACCGAGCTCTCGCCCGACGACCTGATCATCACGATCGAGCGCCCAGTCACCAAGCAGGACAGCGTCATCCCGCCGGAGCTTGCGGAGAAGCAGGTCGTCCCGCCGTCGGTGAAAGCGCGCCAGCTGTCCAACCCGTTCCTCGCTCCCGACTTCTCCCGGCTCAGCCCGGCCGCGCCGACACCGCGCCGCCGGCTCGACTCGTGGGAGCTGCTCGGCCCGCTGTTCAAGTCGTTCGAGTACGGCGCCGGAGGCCAGGCGGCCAGCATGGAGCTGCCGCCCGCCCCGCTGATCGACCGCTACTCCCCGCAGGGCCTCGAGCTGATGCACCACCAGTCGCGCTTCATCGAGAGCGTGCGACTCGGCCACCGCAGCTTCCTGCTCGCGGACGAGCCGGGCCTCGGCAAGACGGCGCAGTCCGTCCTCGCCGCCTCGGTCGCGGGGGCGTATCCGCTGCTCGCCGTCGTTCCCAACGTCGTCAAGATGAACTGGGCGCGCGAGGTGGAGCGCTGGACTCCGCAGCGCCGCGCAACCGTCATCCACGGCGACGGAGAGGGCCTCGACGCCTTCGCCGACATCGTCATCGTCAATTACGAGGTGCTGGATCGGCACCTCTCCTGGCTGAGCACGCTCGGCTTCAAGGGGATGGTCGTCGACGAGGCGCACTTCATCAAGAACCTGCACTCGCAGCGTTCGCGCCTGGTGCTGGGCCTGGCGGACGCCATTCGCTCGACCACGCCGGACCCGCTGATGATCGCCCTGACCGGTACGCCGCTGATCAACGACATCGACGACTTCAAGGCGATCTGGCAGTTCCTCGGCTGGATCGACGGCAACAAGCCGACCGCGACCCTGATGGAGCATTTGGAGGAGACCGGGCTGACCCCGGCCGACTTCGGCTTCTACGCCGCCGCCCGCGAGGCCGTCATCGACATGGGGATCGTGCGCCGGCGCAAGCTCGACGTCGCCTCCGACCTGCCGAGCCGTCGTGTGGTGGACCTGCCGGTCGAGCTGGACGACGAACTCGGGCGCTCGATCCGCCAGGCGGAGAAGGACCTCGCCGCCCGGCTCGTCACGCGTTACCAGCGCGCGGCGGCCGCCGGTCGGCCGGACGGCTTCGAAGGCGACGACGAGGCGCACAAGAAGCACCTCATCCGGCTGGTCGCGCAGTCCGAGCTGGAGGACTCGAAGTCGGCGAAGTCCGGCGAGAACGTCTTCACGATGGTCCGCCGGATCGGCCAGGCGAAGGCCGGCCTCGCGTCGGACTACACGGCCCAGCTCGCCCGCTCGGTCGGCAAGGTGGTGTTCTTCGCCAAGCACATCGACGTGATGGATGCGGCGGAGGAGGCCTTCGCCGCCCGCGACCTGAAGACGATCTCGATCCGTGGCGACCAGTCCGCGCTGTCACGGCAGAAGGAGATCGACGCGTTCAACAACGACCCGGAGGTCGCGGTCGCGGTCTGCTCGCTCACGGCGGCGGGCGTCGGCCTGAACCTCCAGGCGGCGTCGAACGTCGTGCTCGCCGAGCTGTCGTGGACGGCGGCCGAGCAGACGCAGGCGATCGACCGCGTTCACCGCATCGGTCAGGAGGAGCCGGTCACGGCGTGGCGGATCATCGCCGCGCAGACGATCGACTCGAAGATCGCCGAGCTCATCGACGCCAAGCAGGGACTCGCCGCGCGCGCCCTCGACGGCAGCGATGTCGAGGTCGGCTCGGCCGACTCCGTGCAGCTCGACGCGCTCATCCACCTGCTGACGGACGCCCTCGCCTGA
- a CDS encoding metal-sensitive transcriptional regulator, with product MIADIKKRALHRTRILEGQLRGLEKMIENEDYCIDIITQSLAIQKSLGSLNKLLVENHLRTHVSEMFEEGGSARDDAIVELLKVYELSNNRG from the coding sequence GTGATCGCAGACATCAAGAAGCGGGCGCTGCACCGCACGCGCATCCTCGAAGGCCAGCTCCGGGGCCTCGAGAAGATGATCGAGAACGAGGACTACTGCATCGACATCATCACGCAGTCCCTCGCCATCCAGAAGTCCCTCGGCTCGCTCAACAAGCTGCTGGTCGAGAACCACCTCCGCACGCACGTCTCCGAGATGTTCGAGGAGGGCGGCAGCGCACGGGACGACGCGATCGTCGAGCTGCTCAAGGTGTACGAGCTCTCCAACAACCGCGGCTAG
- a CDS encoding O-acetyl-ADP-ribose deacetylase encodes MSDREELIRIVRGDITDETVDAIVNAANSSLLGGGGVDGAIHRRGGPAILEATRELRATTLPDGLPTGQAVATTAGDLAAKWVIHAVGPVWSSSEDRTPLLQNAYRSSLRVARELGARSVAFPAISAGVYGWPMDDAARIAISTVRAVLSSGVGSVEHVRFVLFSDEAFDAFREAAGE; translated from the coding sequence ATGAGTGACCGCGAAGAGCTCATCCGCATCGTCCGCGGCGACATCACCGACGAGACCGTCGATGCGATCGTCAACGCCGCCAACAGCTCGCTCCTCGGCGGCGGTGGGGTCGACGGCGCCATCCACCGCCGCGGTGGACCCGCCATCCTGGAGGCCACGCGCGAGCTCCGCGCGACGACCCTCCCGGACGGCCTGCCCACCGGCCAGGCCGTCGCGACGACCGCAGGCGACCTCGCGGCGAAGTGGGTCATCCACGCGGTCGGGCCGGTCTGGTCGAGCAGCGAGGACCGCACCCCTCTCTTGCAGAACGCCTACCGCTCGTCCCTCCGCGTCGCCCGCGAGCTCGGCGCCCGCAGCGTCGCCTTCCCCGCGATCTCGGCCGGCGTCTACGGCTGGCCGATGGATGACGCGGCGCGCATCGCCATCAGTACCGTCCGCGCCGTGCTGTCCTCCGGGGTCGGCTCGGTCGAGCACGTGCGCTTCGTCCTCTTCTCCGACGAGGCGTTCGACGCGTTCCGGGAAGCGGCCGGCGAGTGA
- a CDS encoding DUF3224 domain-containing protein, producing MTSETITARFDVTGWEPADLPGIDGNWVGAVVMRKTYTEGLVGESVAHFVSSGTEEGGRGYLAAERITGRLEDGRAGSFTVHHGALQHPGDSSAFGNIVPGTGTDDFADFRGAARIEHDDRGAFFVFELD from the coding sequence ATGACCTCAGAGACGATCACCGCCCGCTTCGACGTCACCGGCTGGGAGCCGGCCGACCTGCCGGGCATCGACGGCAACTGGGTGGGCGCCGTCGTCATGCGGAAGACCTATACCGAGGGACTGGTGGGCGAGTCGGTCGCGCACTTCGTCTCCTCCGGAACCGAAGAGGGCGGGCGCGGCTACCTCGCCGCAGAGCGGATCACCGGCCGGCTGGAGGACGGGAGGGCCGGATCGTTCACCGTCCACCACGGCGCGCTGCAGCATCCCGGCGACAGCTCGGCCTTCGGGAACATCGTGCCGGGAACGGGGACGGACGACTTCGCCGACTTCCGCGGGGCGGCGCGGATCGAGCACGACGACCGCGGCGCGTTCTTCGTCTTCGAGCTGGACTGA
- a CDS encoding hydantoinase/oxoprolinase family protein: MHIGIDVGGTNTDAVLMDGRTTLAGVKNSTSPDVTSGIVSAIEALRAARDFRGDDIHAVMIGTTHFINALVEAKRLAPTAALRLGLPATRALPPLVDWPESLISAIGGRSYLAHGGYEFDGRPISPIDVAELKGIAADMAANGVRSVAISSVFSPVNHDVETQAAAILADELGDGVAISLSHEIGRIGLLERENATIINAALRELASEIVDGLTSAVRAQGIDAPIFLSQNDGTLMDEDYVRLYPVATFASGPTNSMRGAALTSGLETCAVVDIGGTTADIGLLVNGFPRETANEVKVAGVRTNFRMPDVLSIGIGGGSIVDTETAEVGPESVGYRLTSEALVFGGSTLTATDIAVAAGRADIGDPAKVAHLDPAFVQRVLDRIAERVAEAVDRMRTSPDPIPVVAVGGGSILLPDELPIFGAVHRPDNYAVANAIGASIAQVGGEIDKVYAVEPGRREEAIAAVRAEAVDKAIAAGASPTSVAIVDFDEVPIPYLPGNATRIRVKAVGDLAMEVRV; this comes from the coding sequence ATGCATATCGGCATCGACGTCGGCGGCACCAACACCGACGCAGTGCTCATGGACGGACGGACCACCCTGGCCGGCGTCAAGAACTCGACGAGCCCGGATGTCACCAGCGGCATCGTGAGCGCGATCGAAGCGCTGCGGGCGGCGCGGGACTTCCGGGGCGACGACATCCACGCGGTGATGATCGGCACCACGCACTTCATCAACGCGCTCGTCGAGGCGAAGCGGCTCGCGCCCACCGCGGCCCTCCGCCTCGGCCTGCCCGCCACGCGCGCCCTTCCCCCGCTGGTGGACTGGCCGGAGTCGCTCATCAGTGCGATCGGCGGCCGGAGCTACCTGGCGCACGGCGGCTACGAGTTCGACGGCCGTCCCATCTCGCCGATCGACGTCGCCGAGCTCAAGGGCATCGCGGCGGACATGGCGGCCAACGGCGTGCGGTCGGTGGCCATCTCATCCGTCTTCTCGCCCGTGAACCACGACGTCGAGACGCAGGCGGCGGCCATCCTCGCCGACGAGCTGGGCGACGGCGTCGCCATCTCGCTGTCGCACGAGATCGGGCGCATCGGTCTGCTCGAGCGCGAGAACGCCACGATCATCAACGCGGCGCTGCGCGAGCTCGCCTCCGAGATCGTCGACGGCCTCACCTCGGCGGTGCGCGCCCAGGGCATCGACGCGCCCATCTTCCTCAGCCAGAACGACGGGACGCTGATGGACGAGGACTACGTGCGCCTCTACCCGGTGGCCACCTTCGCATCCGGTCCGACCAACTCCATGCGCGGTGCCGCCCTCACCAGCGGCCTCGAGACCTGCGCGGTGGTCGACATCGGCGGAACGACGGCCGACATCGGCCTGCTCGTCAACGGCTTCCCGCGCGAGACCGCCAACGAGGTCAAGGTGGCCGGCGTCCGCACCAACTTCCGGATGCCGGACGTGCTCTCGATCGGCATCGGCGGCGGGTCCATCGTCGACACCGAGACGGCGGAGGTCGGGCCCGAGTCGGTCGGCTACCGCCTGACCTCCGAGGCCCTCGTCTTCGGCGGTTCGACCCTGACCGCGACGGACATCGCCGTCGCGGCCGGCCGCGCCGACATCGGCGACCCCGCGAAGGTCGCCCACCTCGACCCCGCGTTCGTGCAGCGGGTGCTCGACCGCATCGCCGAACGCGTCGCGGAGGCCGTCGACCGGATGCGCACCTCCCCCGACCCCATCCCCGTCGTCGCGGTGGGCGGCGGCTCGATCCTGCTGCCGGACGAGCTGCCGATCTTCGGAGCCGTGCATCGGCCCGACAACTACGCCGTCGCCAACGCGATCGGCGCATCCATCGCACAGGTCGGGGGCGAGATCGACAAGGTGTACGCCGTCGAGCCCGGCCGCCGCGAGGAGGCCATCGCCGCCGTTCGGGCGGAGGCGGTGGACAAGGCGATCGCGGCCGGCGCCTCCCCCACGTCGGTCGCGATCGTCGACTTCGACGAGGTGCCCATCCCGTACCTGCCCGGCAACGCGACCCGCATCCGGGTCAAGGCCGTCGGCGACCTGGCGATGGAGGTGCGGGTATGA
- a CDS encoding cytosine permease, with amino-acid sequence MARTAHADDFALSRVTPDARKPWFGIAVQRFGQVSALSQFLLGATLGYSMTFGEAALALLLGSIILEVIMCIVGIIGQKEGLNTALLARWTGFGEIGASLVGLAIGISLIGWFGIQSAISAQSLNVLMPGVMPVWVWSLLFGLAVTAIVACGFVGMQWLANITVPLFLILVGWSIISELSKHPLGELLTSPAPGPTMSVWQGTGIVAGGLIVGAIITADMTRFNRSRADVVKQTVLGVTLGEFVIGLAGVLLAHAAASGDIVAIVTSSIGFVGLIIVITGTLKINDWNLYSSTLGLVNFISTAISKNLHRVTTTIVLGIVGSVLAAAGILAQFTGFLTILGVAFPPIAGIIVAEYFFVRRWRGDLDATRASGRLPEHAPRIVPVTLVVWLVSSLVGYFVTWGIPAIWSLLLSIVLYTIAGKLGWVRGVGRATTIQAPAGADEATTAPAADAPSGPEAVASN; translated from the coding sequence ATGGCACGCACAGCTCATGCCGACGACTTCGCCCTCTCCCGTGTGACCCCCGACGCGCGCAAGCCGTGGTTCGGGATCGCGGTGCAGCGCTTCGGTCAGGTCTCGGCTCTCTCGCAGTTCCTGCTCGGGGCGACCCTGGGCTACAGCATGACCTTCGGCGAAGCGGCGCTCGCGCTGCTCCTCGGCTCGATCATCCTCGAGGTGATCATGTGCATCGTCGGCATCATCGGGCAGAAGGAGGGGCTGAACACGGCCCTCCTGGCCCGCTGGACCGGCTTCGGCGAGATCGGCGCCTCCCTCGTCGGCCTCGCGATCGGCATCAGCCTCATCGGCTGGTTCGGCATCCAGTCCGCCATCTCCGCCCAGTCGCTGAACGTGCTCATGCCGGGCGTCATGCCGGTGTGGGTCTGGAGCCTGCTGTTCGGCCTGGCCGTCACCGCCATCGTCGCGTGCGGCTTCGTCGGGATGCAATGGCTGGCGAACATCACCGTCCCGCTGTTCCTCATCCTCGTCGGCTGGTCGATCATCAGCGAGCTCAGCAAGCACCCGCTCGGCGAGTTGCTGACGTCGCCCGCGCCCGGTCCGACGATGTCGGTCTGGCAGGGAACCGGGATCGTCGCGGGCGGCCTCATCGTCGGCGCGATCATCACGGCCGACATGACGCGGTTCAACCGCAGCCGGGCCGACGTCGTCAAGCAGACGGTGCTGGGCGTGACGCTCGGCGAGTTCGTCATCGGCCTGGCCGGCGTGCTGCTCGCCCACGCGGCGGCGAGCGGCGACATCGTCGCGATCGTGACCTCGTCGATCGGCTTCGTCGGGCTCATCATCGTCATCACCGGAACGCTGAAGATCAACGACTGGAACCTGTACTCGTCGACGCTCGGACTGGTCAACTTCATCTCCACCGCGATCTCGAAGAACCTGCACCGCGTCACCACGACGATCGTGCTCGGCATCGTCGGCTCCGTGCTCGCCGCCGCGGGCATCCTCGCCCAGTTCACCGGCTTCCTCACGATCCTCGGCGTCGCCTTCCCGCCGATCGCCGGCATCATAGTCGCCGAGTACTTCTTCGTCCGCCGCTGGCGCGGCGACCTCGACGCCACCCGGGCCTCCGGCCGCCTCCCCGAGCACGCACCGCGGATCGTCCCCGTCACCCTGGTCGTGTGGCTGGTCTCCTCGCTGGTCGGCTACTTCGTGACCTGGGGCATCCCCGCCATCTGGTCGCTGCTGCTCTCGATCGTGCTCTACACGATCGCCGGCAAGCTCGGCTGGGTCCGCGGCGTCGGCCGAGCCACCACCATCCAGGCTCCGGCCGGTGCGGACGAAGCGACGACGGCACCCGCGGCGGACGCCCCCTCCGGCCCCGAGGCCGTCGCCTCCAACTGA